A part of Arachis hypogaea cultivar Tifrunner chromosome 12, arahy.Tifrunner.gnm2.J5K5, whole genome shotgun sequence genomic DNA contains:
- the LOC112727858 gene encoding protein MAIN-LIKE 1-like: MGDDPARLYRLDGVTHIAGVINDEPERCIRSMRRQQGMRLDDRYVPYLQMAGLYHLARLNDRWFRVDEALVSAFAERWRPETHTFHMPFGECTITLQDVAYQLGLPVDGRYVSGCLSEFHIYIDGGRPPWVWFQELLGVIPPPSQVQKYAVNCSWFQETFGECPEDADDDTVRRYVRAYIMMLLGTQLFADKSGNRIHIRWLPYVARLEELGTYSWGSAVLAWLYRCMCRVANRHVVKLAGPLQLLQSWIFWRFPQFRPAGYETFSWPLASRWAGYNPSGNEKGPRVQMWKLRIDRLQSKEFIWMPYSSPNVLQVLHPEVLEPRHMAVWRSVTALIYFAVIEWHQIDRVLPQFGGVQAPPRPALNIDFLMSKDGRGGDRWFPSSMRKWHAYWDARHDSVLRFDVVADPGPSHQFLQWWSQHGKRFLAPDTQLGDPRSVPIPVESSQRGPGRVPDMDPPDDVPDRRRVERRMGVGTRRSQRQWRWPDHRARRGADHGDDDDDQPGHVGGGTHDGGTSTHDGGHGGEWYGTGVGDGADTGAAGPGSVPLGDYFVGVPADDQAEQGGTPWRISGSQWADFVGSDSLVGDFGSPRFLDEITAIMQGDVTPRRAGQTSGIQAPLDVDLNEPPFSSAGQQFRLGGTPTSAFTAASESIAGSSAAPLRVAPPVQPAPQEEEDEIEDEEPPVRRGQRARVARRCGTGSHLFR, encoded by the exons atgggggacgatccggcacggttatatcggttggacggagtcactcatatagccggggtcatcaacgacgag CCCGAGCGATGCATTAGGAGCATgaggcggcagcagggcatgcgtcttgatgacagatacgttccatacttgcagatggcagggctataccatcttgcaaggctgaacgaCCGGTGGTTCCGGGTAGACGAGGCGCTCGTCAGTGCATTCGCGGAGAGATGGCGTCCCGAGACGCACACttttcatatgccgttcggagagtgcacgatcacactccaggacgtggcataccagctggGTTTGCCAGTCGATGGTCGTTACGTGAGCGGGTGCCTGTCAGAGTTCCATATATACATCGATGGCGGCCGTCCACCCTGGGtctggttccaggagttgctaGGAGTTATACCTCCTCCCAGTcaggttcagaagtacgcagtgaactgcagctggtttcaggagacCTTTGGTGAGTGCCCTGAGGATGCAGATGATGACACTGTTCGCCGATATGTccgtgcgtacatcatgatgttgcTGGGCACGCAGCTGTTTGCGGACAAGTCTGGCAACCGGATTCACATTAGATGGCTTCCATATGTAGCGAGGCTGGAGGAGCTGGGTACGTACAGCTGGGGTTCGGCAGTACTGGcctggttgtaccggtgcatgtgcagAGTGGCAAACAGACATGTTGTGAAGTTAGCGGGCCCTCTTCAGCTACTGCAGTCTTGGATCTTTTGGCGGTTTCCTCAGTTTAGGCCTGCAGGATATGAGACTTTCAGCTGGCCGTTGGCGTCGAG ATGGGCAGGTTACAACCCTTCCGGTAACGAGAAGGGTCCGAGAGTGCAGATGTGGAAGCTTAGGATAGACCGGTTACAGTCCAAGGAG TTTATATGGATGCCGTATAGTAGCCCCAACGTACTTCAGGTGTTGCATCCGGAGGTTTTGGAGCCTCGGCACATGGCGGTGTGGCGCTCTGTGACCGCGCTGATCTACTTTGCtgtcatagagtggcatcagatagatCGTGTTCTTCCTCAGTTTGGAGGGGTACAGGCCCCTCCGCGTCCCGCCTtgaacatcgactttctgatgtccAAGGACGGGAGAGGCGGCGATCGATGGTTCCCCTCTTCCATGCGGAAGTGGCATGCATACTGGGACGCTCGTCATGACAGTGTATTGAGGTTCGACGTTGTTGCCGACCCTGGACCGTCTCATCAGTTCCTTCAGTGGTGGAGTCAGCATGGGAAGAGGTTCTTGGCCCCGGACACTCAGCTGGGGGATCCGAGATCAGTTCCTATACCAGTTGAGTCCTCACAGCGGGGTCCGGGGCGAGTGCCTGACATGGATCCTCCGGATGACGTGCCTGACAGGCGCAGGGTTGAGAGGAGGATGGGTGTAGGGACACGGAGGAGCCAGCGTCAGTGGAGGTGGCCGGATCATAGGGCGAGGAGGGGTGCTGACCATGGGGACGACGATGACGACCAGCCTGGCCACGTTGGAGGAGGCACACACGATGGAGGTACTAGTACACACGATGGCGGTCATGGAGGTGAGTGGTATGGCACAGGGGTCGGTGACGGGGCTGACACTGGTGCCGCTGGACCTGGATCGGTCCCTCTTGGAGATTACTTCGTTGGTGTGCCAGCGGATGATCAGGCTGAGCAGGGTGGTACACCTTGGCGCATATCAGGATCACAGTGGGCAGACTTTGTTGGGTCAGACTCGCTTGTTGGGGACTTCGGGAGTCCACGCTTCCTAGATGAGATCACCGCCATCATGCAGGGTGACGTGACCCCCCGCAGAGCTGGCCAGACCTCAGGGATCCAGGCCCCCTTAGATGTTGATCTGAACGAGCCTCCATTCTCATCCGCTGGTCAGCAGTTTCGTCTTGGAGGTACCCCTACATCCGCCTTCACCGCTGCATCAGAGTCTATCGCAGGATCGTCGGCAGCCCCGTTGCGTGTTGCGCCACCAGTACAGCCTGCTCcgcaggaggaggaggatgagataGAGGATGAGGAGCCGCCTGTCCGTCGAGGTCAGAGGGCACGGGTAGCACGTCGCTGTGGTACTGGTTCGCATCTGTTTAGATGA
- the LOC112727859 gene encoding uncharacterized protein, which yields MSSIQMAHVDLEQGRILHHHHHHHSSVTGSDISLCFSDADDGGSCYSHFYSTNGGGSYDEDCCSYGGASNAADGDGDDDDCSVEIEIESGLPEIKVHLATNNKVESRDCRICHLGLEGDDGNNESGVPIELGCSCKDDLAAAHKNCAEAWFKIKGNRTCEICHTIARNVYSASEDTTETLSDTNNNNNISVTVGSAASTTISAPSSSSETRRFWHGHRFLNFLLACMVFAFVISWLFHFNVPSS from the exons ATGTCAAGTATTCAAATGGCTCATGTGGATTTGGAACAAGGAAgaatcctccaccaccaccaccaccaccatagcTCAGTGACTGGGAGTGACATTAGTCTATGCTTCTCTGATGCTGATGATGGAGGCTCATGCTACTCCCACTTCTACTCCACAAATGGTGGTGGATCCTATGATGAAGATTGCTGCTCCTATGGTGGAGCCTCAAATGCTgcagatggtgatggtgatgatgatgattgttCAGTTGAGATTGAAATTGAAAGTGGGTTACCTGAGATTAAGGTGCATTTGGCCACCAACAATAAGGTTGAGAGTAGGGATTGCAGGATTTGCCACCTTGGTTTGGAAGGTGATGATGGGAATAATGAATCTGGTGTTCCAATTGAATTGGGTTGTTCTTGTAAAGATGATCTTGCTGCTGCTCACAAGAATTGTGCAGAGGCTTGGTTCAAGATTAAGGGTAATAG GACCTGTGAAATTTGTCATACAATTGCACGGAATGTGTATTCAGCAAGTGAGGACACAACAGAGACATTGAGTGAcactaacaacaacaataatattaGTGTCACTGTTGGTTCAGCAGCATCCACAACAATCTCAGCaccttcatcatcatcagaaaCTAGAAGATTTTGGCATGGCCATCGTTTCCTCAATTTTCTCCTTGCTTGTATGGTCTTTGCATTTGTCATATCATGGCTTTTTCACTTCAATGTTCCCTCTTCTTAA